The Stenotrophomonas maltophilia genome includes a region encoding these proteins:
- a CDS encoding DUF4194 domain-containing protein, whose amino-acid sequence MNWSENDESAMPAEAQEPDAAQAPANTLFLGDSGELALDTRRALVQLLAGPSLDGRRHPKLWPILVRDEAVIRRRLAELFLELVIDRDVQVAFTRQADTGDLEVPLLLRRAQLTFIDSILLLHLRQRLTQADSQGDRAVVSTDEITEFLSLYERAANTDRAGFVKRVHASIEKIKKHSILQKIRSSEDRFEISPTLKLLFSAEEIQALTHLYQRMAAGETPAQLTQTDADEEADQ is encoded by the coding sequence ATGAACTGGTCTGAGAACGACGAATCGGCAATGCCAGCCGAAGCACAAGAACCCGATGCTGCTCAGGCACCTGCCAACACCCTGTTCCTGGGCGACAGCGGCGAGTTGGCACTGGACACCCGGCGCGCCTTGGTGCAGCTGCTGGCAGGGCCGTCGCTCGATGGACGTCGGCATCCAAAACTCTGGCCGATCTTGGTGCGAGACGAAGCGGTGATCCGTCGGCGTCTTGCCGAACTGTTTCTCGAACTGGTTATCGACCGGGATGTACAAGTGGCTTTCACGCGCCAGGCAGATACCGGTGACCTCGAAGTGCCCCTCCTGCTGCGTCGCGCCCAGCTGACGTTCATTGATTCCATTCTGCTGCTCCACCTACGGCAGCGATTGACCCAAGCCGATTCGCAGGGTGACCGCGCCGTGGTTTCGACAGACGAGATCACGGAGTTTCTCTCCCTCTATGAGCGCGCCGCCAACACCGACCGTGCAGGGTTCGTGAAACGGGTTCACGCCTCCATCGAGAAGATCAAGAAGCACAGCATCCTGCAGAAAATTCGCTCAAGCGAGGATCGCTTCGAGATTTCGCCGACGCTGAAGCTCCTATTCTCAGCCGAGGAAATACAAGCGCTGACGCACCTGTATCAGCGTATGGCCGCCGGAGAGACGCCAGCGCAACTGACTCAGACCGACGCTGACGAGGAGGCCGACCAATGA